The Sphingopyxis fribergensis DNA segment GGGATATAACGAATCCCGGGTCGCGTTCGCAATATGGGAGGCTGTCATGAAAACCGCTTATCGTTTGTCGATACTTGCCGCAGCAGCGGCGTCGATAGGGGCGGGTTTCCTCGCCACATCCTATGCCCAGACTGCCGAAACCGAACGCTATCGCCCCGAGCGACCGCCCAAAGCGACCATCTATCGCGATGCCGGCTATCGCGGCCCCGCGGTGTTCATCGGCGAGGAAAAGCCCAACCTCGGCCTCGCCTGGCCGGTCAATTCGATCCGCGTCCCGAACGGCCGCTGGGAGCTTTGCGAAAAGACGCGCTATCGCGGCAACTGCCGGACGGTCGATCGCGACACGCCGATGCTGAACAATGTCCTGCGCGGAATTACCATCCAGTCAATTCGCCCCGTCGGCGGGGGCGGCGGTGGATGGAACCCGAACCCGCCCGCCAACGACCAGGTCGCGCGCGGCAATTTCGCCGAATTCCACACCCAGCCGGCGGAGCGCAACTACCGCGTGCTCGCCTGTGCTCGCGGCTCTGCAACTGCCAATTGCGCCGCGCAGACCGCCGATACCTGGTGCCGCTCGATCGGCTGGAACGGGTCGGCACGCGAGCATATGGAAACGATCAGCGGGCGGGTCTACCTCGCCGACGTGCTGTGCGTCCGTTCGGGCTATTGAGGGGGAGACAGGATATGAAGACGACGATTTTCGTCGCGGCAGGCGCCGCGATCCTCTCGCTTGCGGCCTGTTCGTCGGTCCCGCGCAACACCGGCACCAGCTATGACTGCAGCGGCGGCACCAAGCTGAAGGTTGACTATGTCGGCAATACCGCCGTCGTTCGCGTCAACGGCATGCGTTCGATGTTACTCAAACAGACGCCGGCGAACAGCGGCCAGATTTACGAGAACAAGAACGGAGCACGGCTGCAGCGCAATGGCAACGACGTGACCTGGAACACGGCTTTGCGCTCGGCGCCCGAAAGCTGCCGCGTCGTCTATACCCCGATGTGATTCGGAAATCCGACGGCGCGGTTACAAAGTCATTTGCGCCAGCGCCGCGCGGACTTCGCCGACGAACAATTCGGGCTGTTCCCACGCCGCGAAATGCCCGCCGCTTGTCAGTTCGTTCCAGTAGACGATATTCTTGTAGCGCCGCTCGGCCCAGCGCCGCGATAGGCGCATGATCTCGTTCGGGAACAGGCTGCACCCCGTGGGTACCAGAATTTCCCCGGCAGCGAAGCTGCGGAAGCTGTGCCAATAGAGCCGCGCCGAGGATGCTGCGCTGGCGGTCAGCCAGTACAGGCTGACCGTATCAAGCATAGCATCGCGCAAAAGCGCATTTTCGGGATGGCCGCCGATTGACAGGCCGCCGGGCTGGTGCCCGCAGTCAGTCCATCCGTGAAATTTTTCGACGATCCACGCCATCTGCCCCACGGGTGAATCGGTCAGCGCATAGCCGATTGTTTGCGGCCGCGTCGCTTGCTGCGTCGAATAACCGCTGTCCTTCGACCGATACCAGCCGAAGCGCGCAAGATAGAGTTTCTCGCTATCGGAAAGGTCGGTCATCAGGTCGGGCGGCGGCGCGCCGACCACCATATTGACATGGATGCCAGCGCAACGATCGGCATGGTTCATCGCGATCGCGCACGTCACCGCGCTCCCCCAATCGCCGCCCTGCGCAAAATAGCGATCATAGCCGAGCGCCCGCATAAGCGCGTCCCACGCCGCGCCAATATGCTCGATGCTCCATCCGGCCTCGCCGGGCTTGCCCGAAAAGCCATAGCCAGGAAGTGACGGGATCACGAGATGATAATCGGCGACAAGCGGTTCGATCACGTCGAGGAATTCGAGCACCGACCCCGGCCAGCCGTGCGTCAGGACCAGCGGCCGTGCGGTTGGGTTGGCCGACTGGATATGCAGGAAATGGATGTCGACCCCGCCCACCGTCGCGAGATAATTGGGCAGCGAATTGACCCGCGCCTCGACCCGGCGCCAGTCATACGCATCGCGCCAATAGACCGCGAGTTCCTGCGCATAGGCGAGCGGAATGCCCTGATCCCAGTCGTCGACGGTTTCTTTTTCCGGCCAGCGGGTGCGCGCCAAACGCGCCTTCAGATCGTCGAGCGCCGCTTGCGGCATGTCGATGGTAAAGGCACGAATATTGTCGACCTGCATCCGCATCCTCCCGCTCAGGCCAATATGCTCAGGGGCGTGCGGGCGCCTTGCAACCGCGTTCGAGCCCGACACCCTTCAGGAAACCGCGGCGCACCGTACCGGCATAGACCGCCAGCGCATAGCGGCGACGCTCGGCGTTGGCGCCGGTGACTTCGCCAATCAGCCCGCGGAAAGGAATAATGCCGCCCGCGATCGTTCCGGCGACGCGGCCCGCGGTTTCCTCGCGCTTCTTGGCACGGTCCTTGTCGACCTGTTCGTTGACGTCGGGACCCAGCACTTCGTTGAGTTCGTTCACTTCGTTGATGATCGCCGCACATTTTCCAAGCCCCGCGAGCGAATAGGGATTGTCCTGAATCGCCAGCAACTTTGGCGGAACTTCCTTGCCGTCGAACGGCGCGGCCACCGAGTTGGCGGTGTCTTTGATAGTCGATTCTTCGGGCGCGCCCTGCTGTGCCTGGGCGGTCACAGCTCCGGCCAGAAGAACGGCGGCAAGTAAGAATAAGGTCTTGTTACGCATGATCATATCATCCCCTGCATTCCATATACCCAACGCATTGGATGCCTTTCGGCTCCCTCTGGTCAGACCTATAGCGGACGACGCAGGGTGATTTGAACCCACGGCCCCTGTGCGCCGTCATAGCCGCCGCCAACACCCTCGGAGATATCGAGTAAATCCCAAACGGCGGCGTCGCGATAGATGGATTCGAGCTCTGCGCGCGCAAAATAGTTGAAATAGCGCCCGAAGCGGTCGCGTCCTTCCGCCCCGCCGCCTTTGTAGCTTGCGAAATGCAACCCGCCCGGCCTCAGCGCGCGGTGAATGCGCGCAATTACCTCCCGAAGATCGCGGCGCGGTACGTGGAGCAAGCTCGCCGACGCCCAGACGGCATCATAGCGCGCGGTCGCATCGAGCTCTCCGAAGCGCATCACGCGCACCGGGCGACCGATCTGCGCTTCCGCCTTCGCAGCGATCTCGGCGACCCCGTCGGTCGGATCGACCGCAAAGCCCCGCGCCATCATGTGCGCGGCGTCGCGGCCGCCGCCGCATCCCAGTTCGAGTATCTCCGCTCCGGCGGGCAGCCGGTCGAGGAAGCGATCGAGATGGCGCGACACGCCAAGCTTGCCCGACGCCGTATAGACCGGCGCTTCCGCCGCATAGAATGCGAGGGTCCGGGCGTCGTATCCGCTCACCGCGTCGGGACGGGTTCCGACCCGGTCCAGTCGTAGAAGCCGCGCCCTGCCTTTTTGCCGACCCAGCCCGCATCGACATATTGGACGAGCAAGGGCGCGGGACGGAATTTCGGATCGCCGGTGCCGCTGTAGAGGACGCGGATGATCTCAAGGCAGGTGTCGAGCCCGATGAAGTCGGCGAGCGTGATCGGACCCATCGGATGATTGAGGCCGAGGCGGCAGCCGACGTCGATGTCCTGCATCGTTGCGACGCCTTCGCCCAAAGCGAACACCGCCTCGTTGATCATCGGCATCAGCACGCGGTTGACGATGAAGCCCGGCGCGTCGTTGGCGTGGACGATTTCCTTGCCGAGACCGCGGCCAAAACCTTCAACCTTTGCGAGCGTGTCATCGCTGGTGGCGAGGCCGCGGATCAATTCGATCAGGCCCATGACGGGCACCGGGTTGAAGAAATGAACGCCGATGAAGCGCGCCGGATCGGGCGCGGCCTGGGCCAGCCGCGTGATCGGGATCGAGCTGGTGTTGCTCGCGAGGATCGCTGTTGCCGATAGATGCTGGCCAACGCTGGCGAAGATCGCACGCTTGATCTCTTCGCGCTCGGTCGCCGCCTCGATGACGAGATCGGCGGGGGCGAAGGCGCTGTGATCAGCGACCGGGGTGATGCGGCCGAGCAGCGCGTCGGCATCGCCCTGCGTCATCTTTTCCTCGGCGACGAGGCGGCCGAGCGCCTTGGCGATGCCGGCCTTGCCCGCTTCGGCGCGCGCGAGGTCGATGTCGGATAGCAGCACATCATGCCCGGCGCCCGCCGACACCTGCGCAATTCCCGCGCCCATTTGTCCCGCACCGATAACGCCGACGATCATATGCTGCCCTTTCGCTGAAAACCGTGCCCGCTGCCTAGGCGCTGGCACGCCAGCGTCAAGGGGCGGAACGGAAAGCGGTCGCTTCGGCGAGAATCAGCGCAAAGGCAGGGTCGGCGTCGTCCCATGTTGCGACCGGCGTCCATCCGCTCGCGCGCAGGAGCAGGTTCGCGTCGCGCGCGCCATATTTATGGCTGTTTTCGCTGTGGATCGTCTCGCCCTTCGCCATCGCATAAAGGCGGCCGTCGATCGTGAATTCCATGTCGCACGCCGCGACGAGATGCATCTCGATGCGCGCATGGACATCGTCCCAGATCGCGCGATGCGAAAAATTGGCGACCGGGATATCGCCGCCAAGTTCGCGGTTGATCCGCTCGAGCAGGTTGAGGTTGAACGCCGCGGTCACGCCGGCCGGGTCGTCATAGGCCAGTTCGAGCGTCGCCACATCCTTGATCCGGTCGATCCCGATCAACAGAAGCGACGCTTCGCCGAGCGCGCAGCGCCAGTTGCGCAGCAGGTCGATCGCGGTGCGCGCGACCATATTGCCGATCGTGCTACCGGGGAAAAATCCGAGCTTGGGCAGGTCCGCAATTTCATCGGGCATGGTCACGCGCTGGGTGAAATCGGCCTCGACCGGATAGATTGGGAGGCCCGGAAAACGCGCCGCGAGCGCCTCGGCACTGCCGCGCAGGAAATCGCCCGAAATATCGACGGGGACATAGGCCGAGGGATCGATCGCATTGAGGAGCAACGGCGTCTTGGTCGAGCTGCCCGAGCCGAGTTCGACGACCGCGCGCGCCGGACCGGTCGCAGCCGCGATATCGGCGGCATGGCGCGTCAGCAGATCGGTTTCGCTGCGCGTGGGGTAATATTCGGGGAGCGCAGTGATATCCTCGAACAGCGCCGAGCCGATCGTATCGTAGAACCAGCGCGCCGGGATCGCCTTTTGCCTTTGCGCGAGGCCGGCGTGGACGTCGGCGCGAAAGGCTATGTCGACCCCCGCGGCATCGGCATCGACCTGACGAAGATTACGGACGACACCCATGGTCAAAGGTCCTTTGCGAGCCGCACGCCGGTGAATTGCCAACGCTGGTGGGGGTAGAAGAAATTGCGGTAGGAGGGGCGGAGGTGGCCGCGCGGGGTCGCGCAGCTGCCGCCGCGCAGCACGAACTGGCCGTTCATGAACTTGCCATTATATTCGCCGACCGCGCCGGGCGCAGCGCGGAAGCCGGGATAGGGACGATAGGCGCTGCCGGTCCATTCCCACACGCTGCCGAACATCTGTTGCAGACCCGTGTCATCGACCGGAGCCCGCGGCTGGACGGGCCCGGCGGTATCGAGCTGCTGCCCGCCGGTCGGGTCGAATGCCGCCGCCGCGGCTTCCCATTCCTGTTCGGTCGGGAGACGCGCGCCGGCCCAGCTCGCGAAGGCGTCGGCCTCGAAGAAGCTGATGTGCGTCACCGGCGCCGCGGGATCGATTTCGCGCCACCCCGAAAGCGTGAACTGGCGGTCGCCGTCCCAATAGGCGGGGGCGTCGATATTGTCGGCCTGCACCCACGCCCAACCGTCGCTGAGCCAAAGCGACGGCGTGTGGTAGCCGCCGTCGGCGATGAATTCGTGCCACTCGCCATTGCTCACCGGGCGGCTGGCAAGCGCGTGCGGGGCAAGCAGCGCGTCATGGCGCGGCCCTTCGCAGTCGAAGGCGAAGCCGTTACCGTCATGCCCGACCGCGGTCACACCGACGGCACCCTTGATCCATTTCATCGCAGAAAACTGCGTAACTTCACTCGCGATTCGCTTTTCGGCACCCCACACGGCGGGGCCGAGCGGGTTCTGCGCGAAGAGATGCTTGAGGTCGGTAAGCAGCAATTCCTGATGCTGCTGCTCGTGATGGATACCAAGCTCGACGAGCATCAGCGCGGCGGGTGGCAGGCCGGGCAAGGCACTTTGCACCGCGGTGTCGACATGCGCACGCCAGATGCAGATTTCGTCGAGCGACGGGCGCGTCAGCAGGCCGCGCTGCGGCCGCGCGTGGCGCGGCCCTTCGGCTTCATAATAGCTGTTGAACAGAAAGGGATAGCGTTCGTCGTGGAGCCGATAACCCGTCACATGGTCACGCAGCACAAAGGTTTCGAAGAACCATGTCGTGTGCGCGAGATGCCATTTGGCGGGCGAGGCATCGGGCATCGACTGCGCGCTCGCATCGGCGTCGGAGAGCGTCGCGACAAGATCGAGCGACAGGCGGCGTGTCGCGGCGAAGCGCCTGGTGACCTCTTCCAGCGGATCGGTACGATTTTGGGCATCTGTGCGGCTGGCCATGGTGAGACAATTCCCCGAGGTGCGATTCGGTTTCGCTGAGTCGCGGATTATGGTTACGCCGCAGAGAAAAGTCTAGAACGTTTGGGGAACATTGCTACCGTTCGTCATGCCAGCCCGATCCGGCATCCACCTTTCCGGCGTTGAGCTGGACCCCGGATCAAGTCCGGGGTGACGAGAGATTTGATCAGCGCGTCGCGCCCGGTTTCCAGAGGATGTCGCCGCCCGCCGCGGCATTGAGGTGCCGCGTGAGGACGAACAGATGATCGGACAGTCGGTTGAGATAATTGAGCGCGATCGGGTTGAGATCGCGCGTCGCCCCCGCTGCAACCGCCGCGCGTTCGGCGCGGCGCGTCACGGCACGGGCAAGGTGGAGCCGCGCGGCGGCTTCGGTCCCGCCCGGCAGGATGAAGCTTTTGAGCGTATCCAGGGCGTCGTTCATCGCGTCGATCTCGTCCTCGAGCCGCGCGATCTGGCTCGGCACGATACGCAGCGCCATTTCGTGCGGGCCGAAACCGAACTGGATGTCGGGCGGGGTAGCAAGGTCGGCGCCGAGGTCGAACATCTCGTTCTGGATCCGCGCGAGCATCGCGGCTTCGTCGCTCGCCGCGTCGAGCGCCGCGGCGGCGAGGCCGACCCAGCTGTTCGCTTCGTCGACATCGCCGATCGCCGCCATCAGCGCGTCGGACTTGGCGACGCGCGAGCCATCGACGAGTCCGGTCGTGCCATCGTCGCCGGTGCGCGTGTAGATCTTGTTGAGCTTGACCATCGGTGCGGGCGCTTACTTGCCGGCGGCGAACAGGCCGATCAGCACGAGCAGCATGATGGTGATCGCCTGCCACTTCACGCGCGACATCATCATCTTGTTCTGCATCACCTGATTTTCGTGCGCGGTGCCGTCCATCTGGGCTTTGTGCCCTTGCGAGAAATAGAAGAGCCCCCGCGCGAGCGAGAAGAGGACGAAGCCGGCGGCAATCACGACGCCAAGGATGAGCAGGATTTCCATAATGTCTATCTAGGGATTTTGCAGCGAATAGCCAGCGGGAAGCCGGTCGGCCGCCAAATCGGCCGCGAGTGTCGGCCCGTCGATCCCGGCCGCGCGGAGCGAGGCGAGCGAGGCCGCGGCTTCGCGTTTCGCGAGCCTCTTACCATCGGGGCCACAGACGAGCGCGTGGTGACGATAGAGCGGGGTCGGCAAGCCCAGCAGCGCCTGGAGCAGGCGGTGGACGTCGGTCGAGGCGATGAGGTCGGCGCCGCGGATCACGTGCGTCACCCCCATCGCCGCATCGTCGAGCGTGCTCGCGAGGTGATAGCTCGCGGGGGCGTCCTTGCGCGAGAGGACGATATCGCCGTGCGCGAGCGGATCGGCGGTGCGCAGCCCATGCCCCATTTCTTCCCACGCCTGCTTGCCCGTTTGCGCCACGGCGCGCGCCATGTCGAGCCGCCAGCAATGTGGCTCGCCCGCTAGGCGGCGCTCGCGCTCCGCATCTGGCAGGTTGCGGCAAGTGCCCGGATATACCGCCCCGGATGGCCCATGCGGAGCCGAAAGGCTCGCGGCGATGTCGGCGCGCGTGCAGAAGCAGGGATAGACGAGGTCGCGTTTTCGCAGCACTTCTAGCGCGGCGGCATAATCGCCAAGTCGCGCCGACTGGCGCACCGGATCGCCATCCCAATCGATCCCGAGCCAGGCGAGGTCGGCGAGCGATGCGCCGACAAATTCCTCGCGCGAACGGCTGCCGTCAATATCGTCGATGCGGATCAGGAAGCGCCCACCCGTGGCGCATCCCGCACCGTGCGCGAGCACCGCGCTATAGGCGTGGCCGAGGTGAAGCTCGCCGGTCGGGCTGGGGGCGAAACGTGTCAGCATCTTCCGCGCCATGAATCCATATGCTGTGCCGAGTCAAAGCGAATCATTCCATATCTTGCTAGCATATCCCCCCTTGACGTCAGAATCTGATAGGGCATGTAATGATGGTGTCACGCGCGGGAGGCAGTGGCGCGCCATCCCGTGAAACAAAGGGGGGCAGCGTTACCTAGCCATGTTCCATCCCGATCTTGCCCGGCATCCCGATAGCTGTCCGGCGCTCGTACTCAACGCAGATTATACGCCGCTGAGCTATTATCCCTTGAGCCTGTGGCCGTGGCAGACCGCGGTCAAGGCGGTGTTCCTCGACCGTGTCACCATCGTCGAAAATTACGAACGCGAGATCCACTCGCCGACGCGGACGATGGCGATCCCGAGCGTCATTGCGCTGCGCCAATATGTGAAGCCGTCGGAGCATCCGGCGTTCACGCGCTTCAACCTCTTCTTGCGCGACCGCTTCGCCTGCCAATATTGCGGGTCGGGCAAGGATCTGACCTTCGATCATGTCGTGCCCCGCCGCCTCGGCGGGCGCACGACATGGGAAAATGTCGCGACCGCCTGCGCGCCGTGCAACCTCAAGAAGGGCGGCCGTACGCCGAGCCAAGCGCATATGCCGATCTATCGCCAGCCGTGGCGCCCGACGAGTTGGCAGTTGCAGGACAATGGCCGCGCCTTTCCGCCGAACTATCTCCATACGAGCTGGATCGACTGGCTTTACTGGGATGTTGAGCTGGAGGGGTAGGCCTTTCGTCACTGCTCGCCTATATGGTTTTTGTGTCCCCGCGAATGCGGGGACCCATCTCCCGCAGCCTCCATATTGCGCCAACGGGAGATGGGCCCCTGCTTTCGCAGGGGTGCATGATTTGACGGGAGAAGATCATGCTTCGTATCGCCGCCCCTATCGGTCTGACGCTTTCGCTCGCCGCCTGCGCAACCACGCCCGCCGAGCAGCCGGTGTCGGTCATCGGCAGCATCACCTATCGCGAGCGCATCGCGCTGCCGCCGACGGCGCAGGTCGAAATCACGCTCGCCGACGTCAGTTTGGCCGACGCGCCGTCGAAAACGATTGCTCAACAGGCCTTCACCGCCGACGGTCGGCAGGTGCCCTTCGCCTTTACAATGACGGTCGACCAGCGGCAGCTCGACGCGCGCCACAGCTATGCGGTGTCGGCGCGCATTACTGACGCGTCGGGGAAATTGATGTTCATCACCGACACGCGTAACTCTGTTGCGTTCGATGGCCGCCGCGCGATCGATCTGGGAATGTTGACCCTCATCAAAACGCCTTGATCGAACGCTGCGGGCTTTTTGGCGCATAGCTATGCGCGGGTTGACGATGCGCCTTCGCAGGTGCAGCAATCCCGCGCATGGGCCCGCGTATCCAGATCTCGCAAAATCC contains these protein-coding regions:
- a CDS encoding beta/gamma crystallin-related protein — encoded protein: MKTAYRLSILAAAAASIGAGFLATSYAQTAETERYRPERPPKATIYRDAGYRGPAVFIGEEKPNLGLAWPVNSIRVPNGRWELCEKTRYRGNCRTVDRDTPMLNNVLRGITIQSIRPVGGGGGGWNPNPPANDQVARGNFAEFHTQPAERNYRVLACARGSATANCAAQTADTWCRSIGWNGSAREHMETISGRVYLADVLCVRSGY
- a CDS encoding MliC family protein; translation: MKTTIFVAAGAAILSLAACSSVPRNTGTSYDCSGGTKLKVDYVGNTAVVRVNGMRSMLLKQTPANSGQIYENKNGARLQRNGNDVTWNTALRSAPESCRVVYTPM
- a CDS encoding epoxide hydrolase family protein, which translates into the protein MRMQVDNIRAFTIDMPQAALDDLKARLARTRWPEKETVDDWDQGIPLAYAQELAVYWRDAYDWRRVEARVNSLPNYLATVGGVDIHFLHIQSANPTARPLVLTHGWPGSVLEFLDVIEPLVADYHLVIPSLPGYGFSGKPGEAGWSIEHIGAAWDALMRALGYDRYFAQGGDWGSAVTCAIAMNHADRCAGIHVNMVVGAPPPDLMTDLSDSEKLYLARFGWYRSKDSGYSTQQATRPQTIGYALTDSPVGQMAWIVEKFHGWTDCGHQPGGLSIGGHPENALLRDAMLDTVSLYWLTASAASSARLYWHSFRSFAAGEILVPTGCSLFPNEIMRLSRRWAERRYKNIVYWNELTSGGHFAAWEQPELFVGEVRAALAQMTL
- a CDS encoding class I SAM-dependent methyltransferase, with product MSGYDARTLAFYAAEAPVYTASGKLGVSRHLDRFLDRLPAGAEILELGCGGGRDAAHMMARGFAVDPTDGVAEIAAKAEAQIGRPVRVMRFGELDATARYDAVWASASLLHVPRRDLREVIARIHRALRPGGLHFASYKGGGAEGRDRFGRYFNYFARAELESIYRDAAVWDLLDISEGVGGGYDGAQGPWVQITLRRPL
- a CDS encoding 3-hydroxyacyl-CoA dehydrogenase NAD-binding domain-containing protein, with protein sequence MIVGVIGAGQMGAGIAQVSAGAGHDVLLSDIDLARAEAGKAGIAKALGRLVAEEKMTQGDADALLGRITPVADHSAFAPADLVIEAATEREEIKRAIFASVGQHLSATAILASNTSSIPITRLAQAAPDPARFIGVHFFNPVPVMGLIELIRGLATSDDTLAKVEGFGRGLGKEIVHANDAPGFIVNRVLMPMINEAVFALGEGVATMQDIDVGCRLGLNHPMGPITLADFIGLDTCLEIIRVLYSGTGDPKFRPAPLLVQYVDAGWVGKKAGRGFYDWTGSEPVPTR
- the egtD gene encoding L-histidine N(alpha)-methyltransferase, which codes for MGVVRNLRQVDADAAGVDIAFRADVHAGLAQRQKAIPARWFYDTIGSALFEDITALPEYYPTRSETDLLTRHAADIAAATGPARAVVELGSGSSTKTPLLLNAIDPSAYVPVDISGDFLRGSAEALAARFPGLPIYPVEADFTQRVTMPDEIADLPKLGFFPGSTIGNMVARTAIDLLRNWRCALGEASLLLIGIDRIKDVATLELAYDDPAGVTAAFNLNLLERINRELGGDIPVANFSHRAIWDDVHARIEMHLVAACDMEFTIDGRLYAMAKGETIHSENSHKYGARDANLLLRASGWTPVATWDDADPAFALILAEATAFRSAP
- the egtB gene encoding ergothioneine biosynthesis protein EgtB; translation: MASRTDAQNRTDPLEEVTRRFAATRRLSLDLVATLSDADASAQSMPDASPAKWHLAHTTWFFETFVLRDHVTGYRLHDERYPFLFNSYYEAEGPRHARPQRGLLTRPSLDEICIWRAHVDTAVQSALPGLPPAALMLVELGIHHEQQHQELLLTDLKHLFAQNPLGPAVWGAEKRIASEVTQFSAMKWIKGAVGVTAVGHDGNGFAFDCEGPRHDALLAPHALASRPVSNGEWHEFIADGGYHTPSLWLSDGWAWVQADNIDAPAYWDGDRQFTLSGWREIDPAAPVTHISFFEADAFASWAGARLPTEQEWEAAAAAFDPTGGQQLDTAGPVQPRAPVDDTGLQQMFGSVWEWTGSAYRPYPGFRAAPGAVGEYNGKFMNGQFVLRGGSCATPRGHLRPSYRNFFYPHQRWQFTGVRLAKDL
- a CDS encoding cob(I)yrinic acid a,c-diamide adenosyltransferase encodes the protein MVKLNKIYTRTGDDGTTGLVDGSRVAKSDALMAAIGDVDEANSWVGLAAAALDAASDEAAMLARIQNEMFDLGADLATPPDIQFGFGPHEMALRIVPSQIARLEDEIDAMNDALDTLKSFILPGGTEAAARLHLARAVTRRAERAAVAAGATRDLNPIALNYLNRLSDHLFVLTRHLNAAAGGDILWKPGATR
- a CDS encoding HIG1 domain-containing protein — protein: MEILLILGVVIAAGFVLFSLARGLFYFSQGHKAQMDGTAHENQVMQNKMMMSRVKWQAITIMLLVLIGLFAAGK
- the gluQRS gene encoding tRNA glutamyl-Q(34) synthetase GluQRS; this encodes MARKMLTRFAPSPTGELHLGHAYSAVLAHGAGCATGGRFLIRIDDIDGSRSREEFVGASLADLAWLGIDWDGDPVRQSARLGDYAAALEVLRKRDLVYPCFCTRADIAASLSAPHGPSGAVYPGTCRNLPDAERERRLAGEPHCWRLDMARAVAQTGKQAWEEMGHGLRTADPLAHGDIVLSRKDAPASYHLASTLDDAAMGVTHVIRGADLIASTDVHRLLQALLGLPTPLYRHHALVCGPDGKRLAKREAAASLASLRAAGIDGPTLAADLAADRLPAGYSLQNP
- a CDS encoding HNH endonuclease, which translates into the protein MFHPDLARHPDSCPALVLNADYTPLSYYPLSLWPWQTAVKAVFLDRVTIVENYEREIHSPTRTMAIPSVIALRQYVKPSEHPAFTRFNLFLRDRFACQYCGSGKDLTFDHVVPRRLGGRTTWENVATACAPCNLKKGGRTPSQAHMPIYRQPWRPTSWQLQDNGRAFPPNYLHTSWIDWLYWDVELEG
- a CDS encoding YbaY family lipoprotein translates to MLRIAAPIGLTLSLAACATTPAEQPVSVIGSITYRERIALPPTAQVEITLADVSLADAPSKTIAQQAFTADGRQVPFAFTMTVDQRQLDARHSYAVSARITDASGKLMFITDTRNSVAFDGRRAIDLGMLTLIKTP